One region of Candidatus Sulfotelmatobacter sp. genomic DNA includes:
- a CDS encoding AtpZ/AtpI family protein encodes MLLAIPTLLIVAPLVGFFLGAALDRRFKTSPWLGIIGLALGFVAAARETSQIYKRYQDEEERAKRG; translated from the coding sequence ATGCTGCTGGCGATTCCCACGCTGCTGATCGTCGCTCCATTGGTGGGCTTCTTCCTCGGGGCCGCGCTGGACCGCCGGTTCAAGACTTCCCCGTGGCTGGGAATCATCGGTCTCGCGCTGGGGTTCGTGGCCGCGGCGCGAGAGACGAGCCAGATCTACAAGCGCTACCAAGACGAGGAGGAGCGAGCGAAGCGCGGATAA
- the atpB gene encoding F0F1 ATP synthase subunit A, protein MGLEFLVRVRRTALISGGLLSLMIATYGRLPLGIAFAAGVAWSLINLFLLERLVVTLTGADRRETSSWLRAGTSLAGLLLLFAAGAWTLSHLSIRAQLLGFLLPPGVIVLKALSTVTLQSGAWRAITASRWRAAAIVAVLLVAAWWIVPAVLHGARAEDAPDVSTQQAETSHQAAAHGEQESGPQKFPSVITVLARAYPEAGWARFLDRNEAIAFALLVAFILCLVCFVATRNPQMIPTPLQNALELVVEGLHNFIAGIIGEKYAPRFVPFLGTLGLYIWLMNLFGLLPFMDSPTSSLNVTFALGLIVFVYAQWIGLRELGPLGYVDHMLGSPRDLTGWLLAPLMLPIHVLGELAKPISLSCRLFGNIFGEDMLLVAFVSLGITCLASLHLPFGLPLQLPFLLLALLTSTLQAAVFMVLSTIYFLLMLPHEDHDHEEAHSHSATPAQAH, encoded by the coding sequence ATGGGTCTCGAGTTCCTGGTTCGCGTTCGGCGCACCGCGCTGATCTCCGGTGGACTGCTGTCGCTGATGATCGCGACCTACGGCCGCCTGCCGCTTGGCATCGCGTTCGCCGCCGGGGTCGCGTGGTCGCTGATCAACCTCTTTCTTCTCGAGCGGCTCGTCGTCACGCTGACCGGCGCGGACCGGCGCGAGACGTCGTCCTGGCTGCGCGCGGGAACGAGCCTCGCCGGCCTGCTGCTCCTGTTCGCGGCCGGCGCCTGGACGCTGTCGCACCTCTCGATTCGCGCGCAGCTGCTCGGCTTCCTGCTCCCGCCTGGCGTGATCGTGCTCAAGGCCCTGTCCACCGTCACCCTCCAATCAGGGGCATGGCGAGCGATCACGGCGTCGCGGTGGAGGGCGGCGGCGATCGTCGCGGTGCTGCTGGTCGCGGCCTGGTGGATCGTGCCGGCGGTGCTGCACGGCGCGCGCGCCGAAGACGCGCCCGACGTCTCGACGCAGCAGGCCGAGACTTCGCACCAGGCCGCCGCGCACGGCGAACAGGAGTCGGGGCCCCAGAAGTTCCCGAGCGTGATCACGGTGCTGGCCCGCGCGTACCCCGAGGCCGGCTGGGCGCGCTTCCTCGACCGCAACGAGGCGATCGCGTTCGCGCTGCTGGTCGCATTCATCCTGTGCCTGGTTTGCTTCGTCGCCACGCGCAATCCGCAGATGATTCCGACGCCACTTCAGAACGCGCTCGAGCTGGTGGTGGAGGGGCTCCACAACTTCATCGCCGGCATCATCGGTGAGAAGTACGCGCCGCGCTTCGTGCCCTTCCTCGGCACGCTCGGCCTCTACATCTGGCTCATGAACCTGTTCGGGCTGCTGCCATTCATGGACTCGCCGACCTCGAGCCTCAACGTCACCTTCGCGCTCGGTTTGATCGTGTTCGTGTACGCCCAGTGGATCGGGCTCCGCGAGCTGGGCCCGCTCGGCTACGTCGATCACATGCTGGGCTCGCCGCGCGATCTGACCGGCTGGCTGCTGGCGCCGCTCATGCTGCCGATCCACGTGCTCGGCGAGCTGGCCAAGCCGATCTCGCTCTCGTGCCGATTGTTCGGCAACATCTTCGGCGAGGACATGCTGCTGGTGGCGTTCGTGAGTCTGGGAATCACCTGCCTGGCCAGCCTGCACCTGCCGTTCGGCCTTCCGCTTCAACTGCCGTTCCTGCTGCTCGCGCTGCTCACCAGCACGCTGCAGGCGGCGGTATTCATGGTGTTGAGCACGATTTACTTCCTGCTCATGCTTCCGCACGAAGATCACGATCACGAAGAAGCTCATTCTCACTCGGCGACACCCGCTCAGGCGCACTAA